A genomic window from Bufo gargarizans isolate SCDJY-AF-19 unplaced genomic scaffold, ASM1485885v1 fragScaff_scaffold_703_pilon:::fragment_4:::debris, whole genome shotgun sequence includes:
- the ALKBH4 gene encoding alpha-ketoglutarate-dependent dioxygenase alkB homolog 4, translated as MADSSSNPPACGCKGIRSCLRCESPAGALPKGLHKRKSFTYIPEEDIAKGAERSDAAGWWFPFPGVTLIEEFVTEDEEKDLVHAMDQDEWRLSQSGRRKQDFGPKVNFKKQRIKVASFTGLPSYSKVLWERMKNRNVLGGFLPVEQCNLDYNSERGSAIDPHFDDSWLWGERLVSLNLLSDTVLTMTSSSGDNLQLISTMNRHSELKGVCTQTVLDNHVTNVQSEPQGCGAHSTSQTASVPYSDVEVAIRLPRRSLVVLYGDARYNWMHAIHREHIKQRRVCSTLRELSAEFSAGGKEESQGQMLLDIALGFQGKSV; from the exons ATGGCTGACAGCAGCAGTAACCCACCAGCTTGTGGTTGTAAGGGCATCCGGTCGTGTCTACGGTGCGAGTCTCCGGCCGGTGCCTTACCGAAGGGGCTACACAAG AGGAAATCATTTACGTACATCCCAGAGGAAGACATAGCCAAAGGAGCAGAGCGGAGCGATGCAGCTGGCTGGTGGTTCCCATTCCCCGGAGTGACTTTGATAGAAGAGTTTGTTACTGAAGATGAGGAGAAGGATTTGGTGCACGCCATGGATCAGGATGAATGGAGACTTTCACAGTCCGGACGAAGAAAACAG GATTTTGGTCCTAAGGTGAACTTTAAGAAGCAAAGAATTAAAGTTGCCAGCTTCACTGGTCTTCCAAGTTATAGCAAGGTGCTCTGGGAACGGATGAAGAATCGCAACGTACTGGGCGGGTTCCTACCTGTTGAGCAATGTAATCTGGATTACAATTCTGAGAGGGGATCTGCTATCGATCCCCACTTTGATGACTCTTGGCTTTGGGGTGAAAGATTAGTTAGTCTAAATCTTCTTTCAGACACGGTGTTGACGATGACGAGTTCTTCTGGAGACAATCTGCAGCTGATATCTACAATGAATCGGCATAGTGAACTGAAGGGGGTCTGTACACAGACTGTCCTTGATAACCATGTGACTAATGTACAGTCTGAACCCCAGGGCTGCGGGGCTCATAGCACCTCACAGACGGCCTCCGTTCCTTATAGTGATGTGGAAGTAGCCATACGTCTTCCACGAAGGTCGTTGGTTGTTTTATACGGAGATGCGCGCTATAACTGGATGCATGCAATTCACCGTGAGCACATCAAGCAGCGCAGAGTTTGCAGTACATTGAGAGAACTGTCGGCAGAGTTCAGTGCGGGAGGCAAGGAAGAGTCACAAGGACAAATGCTGCTGGATATCGCTCTTGGCTTTCAAGGAAAATCAGTTTAA